From Streptomyces sp. TLI_105, the proteins below share one genomic window:
- a CDS encoding magnesium and cobalt transport protein CorA: MRRVIVDSAIYRDGRRTDGPADLSDALEEARATGDAFLWVGLHEPSEAEFDHVASEFALHPLAVEDALKAHQRPKLEVYDDSLFVVLKPIVYEPESDRVSSGELMVFMGDSFVVTVRHGEGAPLAEVRRRLEADPEVLKHGPTAVLYAVSDAIVDHYLDVAGELQVDLEELEADVFAPSGGNPANTAERIYTAKRQVLEFRRASGPLAGPMARLTAGAVPFVNERSQPFFRDVNDHLLRSNEQVEGLDRLLSDVLSAHLAQMGVRQNDDMRKISAWAAMAAVPTMVAGIYGMNFEHMPELRWTWSYPVVIVVMTGIVVALYRVFKRRGWM, translated from the coding sequence ATGCGCCGCGTGATCGTGGACTCTGCCATCTACCGGGACGGGCGCCGTACGGACGGCCCCGCCGACCTCTCCGACGCCCTGGAGGAGGCGCGGGCGACGGGGGACGCGTTCCTGTGGGTGGGGCTGCACGAGCCCTCGGAAGCGGAGTTCGACCACGTCGCCTCGGAGTTCGCGCTGCACCCGCTGGCCGTCGAGGACGCCTTGAAGGCCCATCAGCGGCCCAAGCTGGAGGTCTACGACGACTCGCTCTTCGTGGTGCTCAAGCCGATCGTGTACGAGCCGGAGAGCGACCGGGTGTCCTCGGGCGAGCTGATGGTGTTCATGGGCGACTCGTTCGTCGTGACCGTCCGGCACGGCGAGGGCGCGCCGCTCGCGGAGGTGCGCCGGCGCCTCGAGGCCGACCCGGAGGTCCTGAAGCACGGACCGACGGCGGTGCTGTACGCGGTGAGCGACGCGATCGTGGACCACTACCTCGACGTGGCGGGCGAGCTCCAGGTCGACCTGGAGGAGCTGGAGGCGGACGTCTTCGCGCCCAGCGGGGGCAATCCGGCCAACACGGCGGAGCGGATCTACACGGCGAAGCGGCAGGTCCTGGAGTTCCGGCGGGCGAGCGGTCCGCTGGCCGGGCCGATGGCCCGGCTGACGGCCGGCGCGGTGCCGTTCGTGAACGAACGCTCACAGCCCTTCTTCCGTGACGTCAACGACCATCTGCTGCGCTCCAACGAGCAGGTGGAGGGCCTCGACCGGCTCCTGTCCGACGTGCTGTCGGCCCACCTCGCGCAGATGGGGGTCCGGCAGAACGACGACATGCGGAAGATCTCGGCGTGGGCGGCCATGGCCGCGGTCCCCACGATGGTCGCGGGGATCTACGGGATGAACTTCGAGCACATGCCGGAGCTGAGGTGGACCTGGTCGTACCCGGTGGTGATCGTGGTGATGACGGGCATCGTCGTCGCGCTGTACCGGGTGTTCAAGCGGCGCGGCTGGATGTGA
- a CDS encoding histidine phosphatase family protein: protein MATLILVRHGRSTANTSGVLAGRTPGIALDERGAAQAAALPGRLADVPLAAAVTSPLQRCRETLRPLLDARADLPLHVEDRISECDYGDWSGRKLAELNDEPLMEVVQGHPSAAAFPGGESMRAMQDRAVEAVRDWNARVEAEHGEDATYLMCSHGDIVKAIVADALGLHLDLFQRIHVDPCSVTAIRYTRLRPFLLRLGDTGDFAGFTPREHPGGSGTAEVGGGAGAP, encoded by the coding sequence ATGGCCACGCTGATCCTCGTCCGGCACGGACGCTCCACCGCCAACACCTCCGGGGTCCTCGCCGGGCGCACGCCCGGGATCGCGCTCGACGAGCGCGGGGCCGCCCAGGCCGCCGCCCTCCCCGGCCGCCTCGCGGACGTCCCGCTCGCCGCGGCCGTCACCAGCCCCCTCCAGCGCTGCCGGGAGACCCTGCGGCCGCTCCTCGACGCCCGCGCCGACCTCCCGCTCCACGTCGAGGACCGGATCAGCGAGTGCGACTACGGCGACTGGTCCGGCCGCAAGCTGGCGGAGCTCAACGACGAGCCGCTGATGGAGGTCGTCCAGGGGCACCCCTCCGCCGCCGCCTTCCCCGGCGGCGAATCCATGCGCGCCATGCAGGACCGCGCCGTCGAGGCCGTACGGGACTGGAACGCCCGGGTCGAGGCCGAGCACGGCGAGGACGCCACGTACCTCATGTGCTCCCACGGGGACATCGTGAAGGCGATCGTCGCCGACGCCCTCGGGCTCCACCTCGACCTCTTCCAGCGCATCCACGTCGACCCCTGCTCGGTCACCGCGATCCGCTACACGCGCCTGCGTCCCTTCCTCCTCCGCCTCGGCGACACGGGGGACTTCGCCGGTTTCACCCCCCGGGAGCACCCCGGCGGCAGCGGGACGGCTGAGGTCGGGGGCGGTGCGGGCGCACCGTGA
- a CDS encoding LLM class F420-dependent oxidoreductase, which yields MRLGINLGYWGAGMDGDNLAVAQEADRLGYDVCWAAEAYGSDAPTVLAWVAAKTERIDVGSAIMQIPARQPAMTAMTAATLDSLTGGRFRLGLGVSGPQVSEGWYGVKFDKPLARTREYVEIVRKAMTRERLSYDGEHWTLPLPGGPGKPIKLTVHPQREHIPLYIAAIGPKNLEQTGEIADGALLIFPSAEHLEETALRHLRAGREKAGLTMDGFDVCPTLPLALGDDVTALADVFRPYTALYVGGMGSRKQNFYNQLAQRMGYEKEAAEIQDKYLAGDKTGAAAAVPHSLIDQTTLLGSVERIAERMTAYAEAGVTTLTLAPAGFTLDERVTALRAGVEAMERAGLA from the coding sequence ATGCGGCTCGGCATCAACCTCGGCTACTGGGGCGCCGGCATGGACGGCGACAACCTCGCCGTCGCCCAGGAGGCGGACCGCCTCGGCTACGACGTCTGCTGGGCCGCCGAGGCCTACGGCTCCGACGCCCCCACCGTCCTCGCCTGGGTCGCGGCGAAGACCGAGCGGATCGACGTCGGCTCCGCGATCATGCAGATCCCGGCCCGCCAGCCCGCCATGACGGCGATGACGGCGGCCACCCTCGACTCGCTCACCGGCGGCCGCTTCCGCCTCGGCCTCGGCGTCTCCGGACCGCAGGTCTCCGAGGGCTGGTACGGCGTGAAGTTCGACAAGCCGCTCGCCCGGACCCGCGAGTACGTCGAGATCGTCCGCAAGGCCATGACCCGGGAGCGGCTCAGCTACGACGGCGAGCACTGGACCCTGCCGCTCCCCGGCGGCCCGGGCAAGCCGATCAAGCTCACCGTCCACCCCCAGCGCGAGCACATCCCGCTCTACATCGCCGCGATCGGGCCGAAGAACCTGGAGCAGACCGGCGAGATCGCCGACGGCGCCCTGCTGATCTTCCCCTCGGCCGAGCACCTGGAGGAGACCGCGCTCCGGCACCTGCGGGCGGGCCGCGAGAAGGCCGGCCTGACGATGGACGGCTTCGACGTCTGTCCCACCCTGCCGCTCGCCCTCGGCGACGACGTGACCGCGCTCGCCGACGTGTTCCGCCCGTACACCGCGCTGTACGTGGGCGGCATGGGCAGCCGCAAGCAGAACTTCTACAACCAGCTCGCCCAGCGCATGGGGTACGAGAAGGAGGCCGCCGAGATCCAGGACAAGTACCTGGCCGGCGACAAGACCGGGGCCGCGGCCGCCGTGCCGCACTCCCTGATCGACCAGACCACGCTGCTCGGCTCCGTCGAGCGGATCGCCGAGCGGATGACGGCCTACGCGGAGGCCGGGGTCACCACCCTCACCCTCGCTCCGGCCGGCTTCACCCTGGACGAGCGGGTGACGGCCCTGCGGGCGGGCGTCGAGGCGATGGAGCGCGCCGGACTGGCGTAA
- a CDS encoding DUF3090 domain-containing protein — translation MSRQVFLYDPPERFVAGTVGLPGRRTFFLQASAGGRVTSVALEKTQVAALAERIDELLDEVVRRTGGNAPVPAVAPAEIADTAPLDVPVEEEFRVGTMALAWDGEEQRMIVEAQALVELDVDSEEDLAEAEERLLQDEENGPPMLRVRLSGAQARAFAKRALDVVNAGRPPCPLCSLPLDPEGHVCPRQNGYRRGA, via the coding sequence GTGTCCCGTCAGGTGTTCCTCTACGACCCGCCGGAGCGTTTCGTGGCCGGTACGGTCGGGCTGCCTGGCCGCCGGACCTTCTTCCTCCAGGCGTCCGCCGGCGGCCGGGTCACCAGCGTCGCCCTGGAGAAGACCCAGGTCGCGGCCCTCGCCGAGCGCATCGACGAACTCCTCGACGAGGTCGTCCGCCGCACCGGTGGCAACGCGCCCGTGCCCGCCGTCGCCCCCGCGGAGATCGCGGACACGGCCCCCCTCGACGTGCCCGTCGAGGAGGAGTTCCGGGTCGGCACCATGGCCCTCGCCTGGGACGGCGAGGAGCAGCGCATGATCGTCGAGGCCCAGGCGCTCGTCGAACTCGACGTGGATTCCGAGGAGGACCTCGCCGAGGCCGAGGAGCGGCTGCTCCAGGACGAGGAGAACGGTCCGCCGATGCTCCGGGTCCGTCTCAGCGGGGCCCAGGCCCGGGCCTTCGCCAAGCGGGCCCTGGACGTCGTCAACGCCGGCCGGCCGCCGTGCCCGCTGTGCAGCCTGCCGCTCGACCCGGAGGGGCACGTCTGCCCGCGCCAGAAC